The proteins below are encoded in one region of Pseudoalteromonas ulvae UL12:
- a CDS encoding TetR/AcrR family transcriptional regulator: MEITTLSRSEQKRQQIIVAATTLFMEKGFIHTSMDQVAKLAGVSKQTVYSHFQDKNNLFVETITAHCSSSNLRKEMYRSEQTVSQNLLRIVTSFVGLVFSPEALRVFDICVVHKEDYPELGALFFEAAPRIVLEQIEACLAELDEKKLLRVDNPQFATFQLLGMVQGDWKMRHALGVVKANDVPTQAYLEDCVDRFIKAYSE; this comes from the coding sequence ATGGAAATAACTACTTTGAGCCGTTCAGAGCAAAAGCGGCAACAAATTATTGTGGCAGCTACGACGTTGTTTATGGAAAAAGGATTTATTCATACCAGCATGGATCAAGTGGCGAAATTAGCTGGGGTGTCAAAGCAAACGGTTTACAGTCACTTTCAAGATAAAAATAACTTATTTGTTGAAACGATTACCGCGCATTGCTCATCTTCAAATCTGCGTAAAGAAATGTATCGCAGTGAGCAAACAGTGTCGCAAAATTTACTGCGGATAGTAACCAGTTTTGTTGGGCTGGTATTTTCGCCCGAAGCGCTGCGGGTGTTTGATATCTGCGTTGTTCATAAAGAAGATTATCCCGAGTTGGGAGCGCTTTTTTTTGAAGCGGCCCCGCGTATTGTACTCGAGCAAATAGAAGCTTGTCTGGCTGAGTTAGATGAAAAAAAATTGCTGCGTGTTGATAATCCGCAATTTGCTACGTTTCAGTTGCTAGGTATGGTGCAAGGGGACTGGAAAATGCGCCATGCACTGGGTGTTGTAAAAGCCAATGATGTGCCGACGCAAGCGTATTTAGAAGATTGTGTAGACCGATTTATCAAAGCGTATAGCGAATAA
- a CDS encoding efflux RND transporter periplasmic adaptor subunit, with amino-acid sequence MFKHLLSFTLLILPFCNQADTLVHVAAYTVQKDTHYFQTRQLTGQVIKQHDANLSFEFAGKIDQILLDQGQSVRQGDVIARQNTEFLEIEQQKLAAHKQKALAQLAQAELEKNRLSKLDKQNYSAAAQLDQVKTNIAVIEAELAGLLANLSEVDLRIKKALLIAPFNGMLGQRFVSHGENVAAGTPIVRLIEDQHSQVSIGIPQALQSAVTDSMPITIAGQTVNGQALSKGASVNPRTQTLTMRFALPESLPVFAGQIAKLTLKQHHQQDGFWVPIDALADGVRGTWQIYQIKDNILKPIIVQLYYVENGYAFINAPLENGEQIVANGMHKLSANISVNVVELQPTKVL; translated from the coding sequence ATGTTCAAGCATCTCCTTAGTTTCACGTTGTTAATTCTCCCTTTTTGTAATCAAGCCGATACCCTTGTCCATGTCGCAGCTTACACAGTACAAAAAGACACTCATTACTTTCAAACCAGACAACTCACCGGGCAAGTTATTAAGCAACATGATGCCAACTTAAGCTTTGAGTTTGCGGGTAAAATTGATCAAATCCTCTTAGATCAAGGCCAATCGGTTCGCCAAGGGGATGTGATTGCACGACAAAACACTGAGTTTCTTGAAATCGAACAACAAAAACTCGCAGCTCACAAACAAAAAGCACTGGCACAACTTGCTCAGGCCGAGCTTGAAAAAAACCGCCTAAGCAAACTCGATAAACAAAATTATTCTGCCGCAGCGCAATTAGATCAGGTCAAAACCAATATTGCGGTCATCGAAGCAGAGCTTGCTGGCCTGCTTGCCAATCTCAGTGAAGTTGATTTACGCATCAAAAAAGCCCTACTCATTGCACCTTTTAATGGCATGTTAGGTCAACGCTTTGTATCTCATGGTGAAAACGTGGCTGCTGGTACGCCTATTGTGCGCTTAATTGAAGACCAACATAGTCAAGTGAGTATTGGGATCCCGCAAGCTCTTCAGTCTGCGGTCACAGACTCGATGCCGATTACGATCGCAGGACAAACTGTCAACGGTCAAGCGTTAAGTAAAGGCGCCAGTGTCAACCCTCGGACACAAACATTAACCATGCGCTTTGCGTTACCTGAATCACTCCCTGTCTTTGCAGGTCAAATAGCTAAATTAACCCTCAAACAACACCACCAGCAAGATGGATTTTGGGTGCCGATTGATGCACTAGCAGATGGTGTACGTGGGACTTGGCAGATTTATCAAATTAAAGACAATATCCTCAAGCCAATCATAGTGCAGCTTTATTATGTTGAAAATGGGTATGCTTTTATCAACGCTCCCTTAGAAAATGGCGAGCAAATTGTGGCCAATGGCATGCATAAGCTATCCGCAAATATCTCAGTGAATGTGGTTGAACTACAACCGACTAAGGTGCTGTGA
- a CDS encoding efflux RND transporter permease subunit produces the protein MIRYLFQHGRFQALLIALLVVSGLAAISSLPRSEDPRITNRHAIVSTALPGASAERVEVQVSEKIEQRLKSQAAVKHISSISRPGLSVITIELKDEVTQAAPIWSRMRDLLSDVRPQLPSNASAPFLDEERGYAYTRIIALSSPNESTPTATLNRYGKELQNRLRNISGVELVHFFGLSDEEIRVTVDLDKASQAGISLTQIQAAIAGADAKVAAGTLTNQHSQMQIEVSGAFDSVARIGAIVLSSEQDASQYQLADLAKIERTMATPVKEIALIDGQPGIYLAIRMLPKLRIDKFSDTINTVISQFESDLPDQIALQTIFDQRGYTDERLGDLLGNIALGFVLILAVLLVTLGFKAALIVGTALPLTVLFTLVSMHMYGLPIHQMSVTGLVVALGIMVDNAIVITDAVQRLRQQGETAFAAVQKAVQHFWLPLLGSTLTTILAFAPIVLMPGPSGEFVGGIALSVIFALIGSYLISHSLVAVFAGQFIKNDARSGLFYNGIHLPALSRRFSATLELSLKRPLLTICIVFILPVAGFIGAGKLTEQFFPPSDRDMFHIEVHFAPQYSIAATQQAVTKMDQHIRQYPGIEKLDWMIGTNFPSFYYNMLQRNRGANNYAQALVKVTDFKRANQLITQLQQDLDKSFPNAQTLVRKLEQGPPFNAPIELRIYGPNLDTLSELGQQLRTQLIAHQAITHTRPTLLSGSPKLWLQTDEAALNHAGLRLTDMATQLQQQFNGTVVGSIIDNTETVPVRVRVADSARDDMNALYATQISAAQPLLIESFANAELRPSRGSIARRDGERVNVIEAYLITGVLPQTVLNDVSATLAASDFVLPHGYRLEIGGESQKRNEAVSKLLGQVGIIVVLLITVLVISFNSFTTTGLILINALQAVMLGLLSVFIGGYPFGFTVIIGLLGLMGLAINAAIVILSELDASNASTDKTKIVAAVMTCSRHISSTTITTVGGFLPLILAGGGFWPPFAVAIAGGTVLTTLLSFYFVPAAYLLLAERKRGRKVSPSYSTEESI, from the coding sequence ATGATCCGTTACTTATTTCAACATGGGCGCTTTCAAGCGCTACTTATTGCATTATTGGTCGTCAGCGGGTTGGCTGCTATCAGCAGCTTACCGCGCAGTGAAGATCCTAGAATCACCAATCGTCACGCCATTGTGAGCACCGCTTTACCTGGCGCAAGTGCTGAGCGGGTCGAAGTACAAGTCAGCGAAAAGATTGAACAACGATTGAAATCACAAGCGGCCGTCAAACATATTTCGTCTATTTCTCGCCCGGGTTTGTCGGTCATCACCATAGAATTAAAAGATGAAGTCACACAAGCTGCACCGATTTGGTCACGGATGCGAGATTTACTTTCAGATGTGCGCCCTCAATTACCCAGTAACGCCTCTGCGCCATTTTTAGATGAAGAACGCGGCTACGCCTATACCCGAATCATCGCATTGAGCAGCCCAAATGAAAGCACACCGACAGCCACTTTAAATCGCTACGGTAAAGAGTTACAAAATCGCTTACGTAATATTTCTGGGGTTGAACTGGTGCATTTTTTTGGCCTCAGTGACGAGGAAATTCGTGTCACTGTCGATCTAGATAAAGCCAGCCAAGCAGGAATTTCTTTAACACAAATTCAAGCTGCTATTGCGGGAGCAGATGCCAAAGTAGCTGCCGGCACCTTAACCAACCAGCATTCACAAATGCAAATTGAAGTATCGGGTGCATTTGATTCTGTTGCCCGTATCGGTGCAATTGTTCTTAGCTCTGAACAAGATGCCAGTCAGTACCAACTGGCGGATCTAGCCAAGATTGAGCGCACCATGGCAACACCCGTCAAAGAAATTGCACTCATTGATGGCCAACCTGGTATTTACCTTGCGATCAGAATGCTGCCAAAACTGCGTATTGATAAGTTTTCTGACACCATCAACACCGTGATTTCTCAATTTGAGTCTGATTTACCCGATCAGATTGCACTGCAAACTATTTTTGATCAACGAGGTTACACCGATGAGCGGCTTGGTGATTTGCTCGGTAACATTGCGCTTGGGTTTGTGCTGATATTAGCGGTATTACTGGTTACGTTAGGTTTTAAAGCGGCACTCATTGTTGGCACAGCGCTGCCTCTGACCGTGTTATTTACTTTAGTCAGCATGCACATGTATGGGTTGCCCATTCATCAAATGTCAGTCACTGGACTCGTGGTTGCTTTAGGTATCATGGTAGATAACGCAATTGTGATCACCGACGCAGTCCAACGTTTGCGCCAGCAAGGTGAAACAGCCTTCGCTGCGGTACAAAAAGCAGTCCAACATTTTTGGCTCCCCTTACTAGGTTCAACGCTAACCACCATTTTGGCATTTGCCCCGATAGTCTTAATGCCGGGACCGTCTGGAGAGTTTGTCGGTGGGATTGCGCTAAGTGTTATTTTTGCTTTAATCGGTTCGTATTTAATTTCTCACAGTTTGGTTGCTGTATTTGCAGGTCAATTTATTAAAAATGATGCGCGCAGTGGTCTTTTTTATAATGGCATCCATTTACCAGCTCTCAGTCGACGATTTTCGGCAACGCTTGAACTCAGCCTGAAACGGCCTTTGCTCACTATTTGCATTGTGTTTATTTTACCTGTGGCTGGGTTTATTGGCGCAGGTAAACTCACCGAGCAATTTTTCCCGCCTTCTGATCGCGATATGTTTCATATCGAAGTGCATTTTGCTCCGCAGTACAGCATTGCCGCCACCCAACAAGCGGTGACCAAGATGGATCAACATATTCGCCAATACCCTGGTATTGAAAAACTAGATTGGATGATAGGCACTAACTTTCCAAGTTTTTATTACAATATGCTGCAACGCAACCGAGGCGCGAATAATTACGCCCAAGCATTGGTGAAAGTCACAGATTTTAAACGCGCCAATCAATTGATAACCCAACTACAACAAGATCTTGACAAGTCCTTTCCTAATGCACAAACATTAGTGCGTAAACTCGAGCAAGGCCCGCCTTTTAATGCCCCCATTGAGCTGCGTATCTATGGCCCGAACCTCGACACCCTCAGTGAGCTTGGTCAGCAACTCCGTACTCAGCTGATTGCCCATCAGGCCATCACGCATACTCGTCCAACCTTATTATCCGGCTCACCTAAGCTATGGTTGCAAACAGATGAAGCAGCCCTTAATCATGCAGGGTTACGGTTAACGGATATGGCAACCCAGTTACAACAGCAATTCAATGGCACGGTAGTTGGCAGCATTATTGATAATACTGAAACCGTCCCTGTGCGTGTGCGCGTAGCCGATAGTGCACGGGATGATATGAATGCACTCTATGCGACTCAAATATCAGCTGCTCAACCTTTGCTTATTGAGTCTTTTGCCAATGCCGAATTACGCCCATCTCGCGGTTCAATTGCACGACGTGATGGTGAGCGAGTGAATGTTATTGAGGCGTACTTAATTACTGGCGTGCTGCCTCAAACGGTACTCAACGATGTTAGTGCCACACTTGCAGCATCGGACTTTGTGCTTCCTCATGGTTATCGCTTGGAAATTGGCGGTGAATCACAAAAGCGCAATGAGGCTGTCAGCAAACTGCTAGGCCAAGTCGGTATTATTGTGGTGTTGCTCATCACTGTATTGGTGATTTCTTTTAACTCATTTACAACAACAGGCCTTATTTTAATCAATGCCCTGCAAGCTGTGATGCTTGGACTCTTGAGTGTTTTTATCGGCGGTTACCCTTTTGGTTTTACGGTGATTATTGGATTGCTGGGGTTAATGGGTTTGGCGATTAATGCGGCTATTGTCATTTTATCTGAGCTTGATGCGAGCAATGCCTCAACTGATAAAACAAAAATTGTCGCGGCGGTCATGACATGCTCTCGTCATATCAGCTCAACCACAATTACCACTGTGGGTGGGTTTTTACCTTTGATTTTAGCGGGCGGCGGATTTTGGCCTCCTTTTGCTGTAGCCATTGCAGGTGGTACTGTACTCACAACCTTGCTGTCATTTTATTTTGTCCCAGCCGCCTATTTATTGCTCGCTGAACGAAAAAGAGGCCGCAAAGTGTCACCGTCTTATTCGACTGAAGAATCCATTTAA